From the Cyanobium sp. M30B3 genome, the window ATCAAGAAGCTCACCCGCGCCCTGCTGGAAGACCCCCAGCATCCTGCCTACCACGAGCTGCTCAAAAAAGCGGTGGAGCAGCGCCGTCAGCGGCGCATCAAGGCCGGCCGCAAGGATCCCTGGGCCGAGCTGCCCAAGGATCTCAAGCAGGAAGCGCTGCAGCTGGAAGCCTTCAGCGCCTACGTGGATGAACTCGAGCAGCTGTTCGACAAGGCGGGCATCCCGCCCCTCAGCGCCCCGCCGCCGCCGGACGAGCGTCAGGCCCGCAAGGGCAAGGGCAAGGTGAAGGCCTGACTCCGGATCATCTCTTGAGGGCCTCAACTAGCTCCCGGGCCCGGGCCACAAAGCTGTGCTGCTGGCGCACGCAGCGGGCCACCCGGCTGAGCAGCAGCGGTTGGGCGCGCAGGTCGCGGGCCCGCTCCAGGCTGGCGCGGGGATCGGCGCCGTGCGGGTGGCGCACCACGGCGGCCTCCAGCTCGGGCGGACAGCCCGGGGCCGCGTCGGTGATCACCGGCACGGCGCAGGCGAGCACATCAAAGACGCGATTGTTGAGGTAGCCGTAGTCGGCCATCGCCTGGTGGTGGTCGTTGAGCACGGCCAGGGCGCGGCGGTAGCGGGCGGGCAGCTGGTGGTTGGCGATGCTGCTGGCCTGGGCCCATAGGCCCAGCTCCTCCCAGCCGGCGCCGATCAGCTCCAGGGGCAGGCCCGCCTGGTGGAAGGCCCGCACGATCGGCCGGCTGACGCCGCGGGTGTTGCCCACAAACAGCAGCCCGCCGCTGGGCGGCTGGGGCTGGCCGACATGCCAGAAGCCCGTGGCCTGGAGCAGGGTGCTGGTGGGTTTGCCGCTCAGCTGGGCGATGCGGGCTGTGTCCTGGGCGCTGCCCACGAACAGCCGGTCGTAGGCGGACAGCTCGGCGGGGGTGGGATCCAGGGGCCAGCTGATCAGCCAGAGCGCCTTGCAGGCGTAGGGCTGGCGGGCCAGCCAGCTGGCGGGTGGGGCGTACTTGCCGCGCAGCACCAGGAGGGCACTGCCGGGCGGCGGGGCGGGAGCGCTGCTGTGGCTGTCGCGGTAGAGCAGGCGGGAGGGCATGCCGAGCTGCTGCAGGCCCAGCTGCAGGCCCCGGGCGAAGTGCACATCACCCCAGCCTGCATGGGCCTCGGGATCGGCAGGAGCGGCGATCAGCAGGTCGATCTGGCCCATGCGGGTGGATCACCCCCACAGGCGGGTCATGTCGTCCCTGGCGCTGAACCATTCCGCCGCCAGGGGCCCGCCCATGGTGCGCTGGTCGCGGAACCAGGGGCCACCCAGGGTCCAGTGCAGCAGGGCGGAGCCGGGGGCGAGGGCGGGATCCTGCACGTCCACGAGGTGGTTCCAGCGCTCCAGGGGCAGGGCGCCGATGGCGCTGACGTCGTTGAGCCAGTGGAAGCGATGCAGCTCCAGGCCGGTGGCGGTGTTCACATACTCCGGGGTGAGGGCCTGGCAGCGCTGCGCGTTGAAGAGCATCAGGGAGCTCCAGTTCTTCTTCTCGTAGGAGCTCTGCACTTCCCCCAGGAACTTCACCGCCTCGTTGGGAACATGCTGGTGCTGCACGCACATCACGGCATAGCGCTCGTCCCGTAGCGACCAGAGCTCGGCGATATCACTGCGGCAGAGCATGTCGCAGTCCATGAAGATGGCCCAGCCGTCATAGTTCATCAGCCTGGGCACCAGAAAGCGGCTGAAGGAGAACGCCGTGCTCTGGCGCGGATCCCGCTCCCGCCAGTAGAGGCCCTGGGCTTCCAGCTGGGGCGTCACCAGCGGGGTGATCGCCAGCGGCATGCTGCTGTGCTGATACAGGCTGTCGATCAGCACATTGGTGGCGGCGCGTTCCCGGGGATCGAAGCCGATGAAGATCGGGATCGCTTGAACCATGGGGAACGGCGTGGCTGGTGCTGCCTATTCTCCAGCCTGGCCCAGTAGCCATGCCGCACACGTCTGCGCCCCAGCCCAGCCCGCTGCCCGCGCTCCAGGCCGGGGCGCGGATCCACCGGGATCTGAACCGGTGCCAGTTCGTGCGCCAGCGCTTTGCGTTGCCCGGGGTGGCTGGCTATGGCTTTGTGGGCGGCTGCGACCAGGCCCAGCTGCTTAAGGCCCCCCCAGCGGCCAGCTGGTGTGCGTTCCTGGGGGAGGGGCTGATCGCGCTGGATGGCGCAGCTGCCGCCGATCCCAGCTTGCTGCTGGCCCTGCCTCTGCCCTGGAGCCGGGACCTGGTGGGGCCGGCCGAGGCGCCTTCCCTCCAGGCCCTGCTGGAGGCCGGTGCCGCTCCCATCACCCTTGAGGCCTGGCCAGGGGCTGTGCCGGCTGCGCCCGCTGAACCAGCCCCACCGGCCCCGGCCTCCGCCCTGGCGGCCCTGCTGGCCCCCTACCGCGCCCTGCTGACGGCCAGCGAACCCCTCGAGCCGGCCTCCGCCCTGCAGCTGCTGCAGCTGGAGCGCCAGCTGCGTTGCCAGCTCGCCCCGGCCTGCTGGCCGGCCCCACAGGCCCTCGGCCGCCCCCTGCCCCTGGCGCGCTGGCTGGCCGAGCTGCCCGCCGAAGCCTCCGCCCTGCAGCGCCTGGCCGACCAGCTGGTGGCCTTGCTGCACCTGCTGCCGGCGGCGGAGCAACCTTCCTTTGCCGAGGCGCTCGAGCCCCTGCTGCTGGCGGGGTTGGAGCAGGCCGATCCGCTGCCCTGGCTGCGGCTGCTGGAGGCGCTGGTGGGCGGCATGAACAGCCGCCAACCCCAGCTGGTGGCCGTGGCTGAGCGCCTGCGCCGGGCGGGCCTGGCGCTGGGGGCTGCCCTGGCGGATCCCGGCGCGCGGGCCCTGGCGCTGATGCGCCTGCTGCAGGCGCCGCTGGCCCAGGAACAGCCGGACTGGCTGGCCGGCCTGGCGCGTGCCATCGATGCTCTGGTGGCCGCGATCGGTGCTGCGGCAGACGCTGGCGACAAGGAGCAGAAGCGGGCCTTGCAGCGCCAGCTGGAGGCTACCGTGCTCGCCGGTGCCACCAACCTGCCGCTGCTGCAGGCCCTGCTGCCGGCCCTGGCGCCGGAGAGCGGCTACCGCCTGCCCAGCCTGCTGCCCCCCTCGGCCTGCCTGGTGCTGGTGAAGGGGGTGCTGCTGCTGGGCGACCCGGCGATCGGCCGGCTGGATCGGCCCTGGCGGCGGGGCCTGCTGGCGCTGCTGGAGCGGGGGCTGCCGCGGATCTGGTGGCAGGCGGATCTGCTGCAGAAGCTGCTGCACGATCTGCGCCGCTTCCCGCTGCACACCGCCTGGCTGCAGGCCGACAATGCCGAGCTGCTGCCGGCCCTGGTGTGCCTGCACAGCCGCGGCGTGGCGCCGCCAGCGCCGGATCACGGCCCGGAACCGCTGCAGCTGCGCCCCCTGGCGCCGGAGGAGCTGCCCGGCGAACCGGAGGACCCGCGCCGGCTGCTGCGCCTGCAGCTCACCCTGCTGCTGCGGCTGGTGCGCGGCGAGGAGGAGCGCGGCGCCCTGCTGCGCCTGGCCGGCGCGGCGGGCAAGACGCCCCTGCTGCGCCTGCTCGACGGCGACGACGAGGAGGCCCTGGCCCTGGCCGTGGCTGCGGGACTGCCGAGCCGGGCGGTGGGCCTGGCGCGGTTGGCGGCGGAGCGGGCCGGCGTGCCGGAGCTGCTGCCCCTGTTGCTGCCCACCAGCGGTGACGTGCAGGCCGTGTTTGCCGCCTGCCTGGCCCTCTGGCGCCAGCAGCTGCAGCCGCCGGAGCAACGGCCCACCCTGCCGATCACGGTGCTGTTCACCTGCAACCGGCCCCGGCTGGCGCTGCTGCGCCATGCCCTGGAATCGCTGGCCCTGCAGAGCGTGGCGGTGGCGGAGGTGCTGGTGGTGGACGACGGCACGCCGGAACCCGAGGCGGCCGCGCTGGCGGAATTGTTGGAACAGGTTGCCAGCGAGCTGGGGCTGCCGCTGCGGCTGCTGCGCCAGGAGCGCAACCAGGGCCAGTACGCCTGCCGCAACCTGGCGATCGAGCAGATGGCGGGCGAGGTGCTGGCGATTCACGACGACGACGACCTCTCCCATCCCCTGCGCCTGGAGTTGCAGTGGCAGGCGCTGCAGCAGGGGGCGGCGGCGGTGTACGGACGGCATGTGCGCCTGGATGAGGCCAGCGGCGCCCCCCAGGCCGACGGCGATGGCGGCGGTTTCTTCGGCGACGGCATCACCACCCTGCTGCTGCGGCGCAGCACGGCGCTGGAGCTGGGCGGCTTCTACCCGGTGCGCTCCCGCGGCGACGTGGATTTCCGGCGCCGGCTGGAGCAGTGCTACGGGGCGGCCCGGGTGGTGCGCCTGGAGGAGCCGCTCTATCTGATGCGCGGCTCGGCGGCCACGGTGTCGTCGGCCTACGAATACGGCTGCAGCCTGGGCCTGTCCAGCTGGCGGCGGCTGATGCGGCAAGGGCTGTTGCCTTGAGCCAGCCTGTTGCCATGGCCAAGCCGGCGCCGGTGTTCATTGGCCTCACCTCGATCCGCGGCCGCGAGGGTGCCCTCAAGCGCACGCTGGATTCCCTGCTGGCCCAGCAGCTGCCCCCGGGTGGCCGGCCGGTGGAGCTGCACCTGTTCCTCTCGCGGGAGCCCTACCTGCTCGATCGGGGCTTTGCGGCGCTGCCGGGCTTCCTGCGTCGGCGCATCTGGCGCTCGCGGCTGAGCCCGGGCCTGCGCCTGCAGGTGCACTGGACGGCGAACTGGGGCCCCTACCGCAAACTGCTGCCGCTGCTGGAGCGGCTCACGCCGGAGCAGCAGGCGCTCGATCCCCTGCTGATCACAGCCGACGACGACACCCTGTACCCGCGCGACTGGCTGCGGCGGCTGGTGGCCGCCCAGGAGCGCTGGGGCTGCGTGGTGGCCTTCCGCGGGCGCCAGATGGTGCTGGAGGAGGGGGAGGTGGTGCCCTATCGGGATTGGCGGGTGAACGACGAGCGGCTGCTGCAGCCCAGCCTGCTCACCGTGCCCACGGGCAAGGACGGCATCTGCTACCGGCTCAGCCAGCTCGACTGGCGGGTGCGCGACGTGGAGCGGGCCCTGGCGATCGCCGGCCACGCCGACGACCTCTGGTTCAAGACCCACACCCTGCTCACCGCCACGCCAAGCGTGCTGCTGCACCACAACATGAGCCAGCAGTTCGTGGAGCTGAGCAGCCAGGGCGTGGCCCTCAGGCGCGGCGTGCCCGGCCAGCCGATCGGCCAGACGCTCTTCCTCTCAATCAACAAGCGCGGCGGCAACGATGCAGTGCTGGCCGATTGCCTGGGCTATCTGCAGGAGCAGATGGGCGGGGAGGTGGTGCTCATGGCAAGGTCTGCTCCAGGCAAGCAATGACCTCCTCCGGCAACGGTTCGCGCAGAACCGTCGGCGGCGGCGGCCTGATCCGGCCTGCCAGCACACCTGGCCGGCGCCGGGGACCTGTCGGCTCAAGCGGCACAAGCCGCGCGGAGCGCTTGCCGTCGTTGACCACCACGATCGTTGATCTTCCATGCAGGATCTGCATAGTCCTTCCCGTGTAGTCCAGACTGGTCTGTCTCCACACCAACGGGGATAGCGGAGAAATGGTTGAATGGGAAGTAGGAGTTGGCTCTCTCCGTTGCCTCACCCGGATCGACCATACGCAACAAGGAGTTCATGGATGCCGGTCACTCTGTGTGGGGGTACGCGCACCAGTTTTTGGCGGCTGGCGGGGGTAGGAGGGCAGACTCAGCGGGCGCTGTCGGCGCCGCCGCGCATCTGCCGGAAGGCCCACGGTCTGTATTATTCTCCAGAAGCAGTGGGCTGCGTGGCCGAGGCGATCCGCCAGATCAGCGAGGTGCCGACAGCCATCCTTCAGGAGCAGATCGGTCGCATCCGACCCGGCCTTGAAGCTGGCGGCTCTGAAGTTGACGGACAAGGAGGAGGATTACCTGCTGTAGCTG encodes:
- a CDS encoding glycosyltransferase family 1 protein — translated: MGQIDLLIAAPADPEAHAGWGDVHFARGLQLGLQQLGMPSRLLYRDSHSSAPAPPPGSALLVLRGKYAPPASWLARQPYACKALWLISWPLDPTPAELSAYDRLFVGSAQDTARIAQLSGKPTSTLLQATGFWHVGQPQPPSGGLLFVGNTRGVSRPIVRAFHQAGLPLELIGAGWEELGLWAQASSIANHQLPARYRRALAVLNDHHQAMADYGYLNNRVFDVLACAVPVITDAAPGCPPELEAAVVRHPHGADPRASLERARDLRAQPLLLSRVARCVRQQHSFVARARELVEALKR
- a CDS encoding glycosyltransferase family 2 protein, with translation MPHTSAPQPSPLPALQAGARIHRDLNRCQFVRQRFALPGVAGYGFVGGCDQAQLLKAPPAASWCAFLGEGLIALDGAAAADPSLLLALPLPWSRDLVGPAEAPSLQALLEAGAAPITLEAWPGAVPAAPAEPAPPAPASALAALLAPYRALLTASEPLEPASALQLLQLERQLRCQLAPACWPAPQALGRPLPLARWLAELPAEASALQRLADQLVALLHLLPAAEQPSFAEALEPLLLAGLEQADPLPWLRLLEALVGGMNSRQPQLVAVAERLRRAGLALGAALADPGARALALMRLLQAPLAQEQPDWLAGLARAIDALVAAIGAAADAGDKEQKRALQRQLEATVLAGATNLPLLQALLPALAPESGYRLPSLLPPSACLVLVKGVLLLGDPAIGRLDRPWRRGLLALLERGLPRIWWQADLLQKLLHDLRRFPLHTAWLQADNAELLPALVCLHSRGVAPPAPDHGPEPLQLRPLAPEELPGEPEDPRRLLRLQLTLLLRLVRGEEERGALLRLAGAAGKTPLLRLLDGDDEEALALAVAAGLPSRAVGLARLAAERAGVPELLPLLLPTSGDVQAVFAACLALWRQQLQPPEQRPTLPITVLFTCNRPRLALLRHALESLALQSVAVAEVLVVDDGTPEPEAAALAELLEQVASELGLPLRLLRQERNQGQYACRNLAIEQMAGEVLAIHDDDDLSHPLRLELQWQALQQGAAAVYGRHVRLDEASGAPQADGDGGGFFGDGITTLLLRRSTALELGGFYPVRSRGDVDFRRRLEQCYGAARVVRLEEPLYLMRGSAATVSSAYEYGCSLGLSSWRRLMRQGLLP